The Thiosulfativibrio zosterae genome has a window encoding:
- the eno gene encoding phosphopyruvate hydratase codes for MSIIKDIKARQVIDSRGNPTVEADVILEDGSIGRGISPSGASTGSREAIELRDGDKSKFGGKGVLTAVNNINTEIRALLIGKDALDQAAIDNAMIALDGTHNKARLGANAILAVSIAVAQAAAKSKNVPLYAYLKTDDYKMPVPMMNIINGGEHADNSVDFQEFMIVPVGAPTMAEAIRYGAEVFHTLKKVLHDKGYNTAVGDEGGFAPDLKSNEEAITVILEAIEKAGYIAGKDIMIAMDAASSELYKDGVYTLGSENKVLSSKEMVDLLSSWVDKYPIISIEDGLDESDWDGFKYQTEKDGHRLQIVGDDLFVTNPKILAEGIEKGIGNSILIKINQIGTLTETFEAIAMAKKAGYTAVVSHRSGETEDVVIADIAVATGCGQIKTGSLSRTDRIAKYNQLIRIEEALGAEAVYPGLATFYNLKK; via the coding sequence ATGTCAATTATCAAGGATATTAAAGCTCGTCAAGTCATCGATTCTCGTGGAAACCCTACGGTTGAAGCCGATGTTATTTTAGAAGACGGTTCAATCGGTCGTGGAATTTCTCCGTCTGGTGCCTCAACCGGTTCTCGTGAAGCGATTGAATTGCGTGATGGTGATAAGTCTAAGTTTGGTGGTAAAGGTGTTTTAACAGCCGTTAACAACATCAACACTGAAATCAGAGCCTTATTGATTGGTAAAGATGCTTTGGATCAAGCTGCTATTGATAACGCCATGATTGCTTTGGATGGCACTCATAACAAAGCGCGTTTAGGTGCAAATGCTATTTTGGCGGTTTCAATTGCGGTTGCTCAAGCAGCAGCCAAGTCAAAAAATGTGCCTTTGTATGCCTACTTAAAAACAGATGATTACAAAATGCCTGTGCCCATGATGAACATCATCAATGGTGGTGAACACGCGGATAACTCAGTGGATTTCCAAGAATTCATGATTGTTCCTGTCGGCGCACCTACCATGGCTGAAGCGATTCGTTACGGTGCTGAAGTATTCCATACTTTGAAAAAAGTGTTACATGATAAAGGCTATAACACCGCAGTCGGCGATGAGGGTGGTTTTGCACCGGATCTTAAGTCTAATGAAGAAGCGATTACCGTTATTTTAGAAGCCATTGAAAAAGCGGGTTACATCGCTGGTAAAGACATTATGATCGCGATGGATGCGGCATCTTCTGAGCTATATAAAGATGGTGTTTACACTTTAGGTTCTGAAAACAAAGTCTTGTCTTCTAAAGAAATGGTCGATTTATTGTCTAGCTGGGTTGATAAATACCCAATTATCTCTATCGAAGACGGTTTAGATGAGTCTGACTGGGATGGTTTCAAATACCAAACTGAAAAAGATGGTCACCGTTTACAAATCGTGGGTGATGACTTATTCGTGACCAATCCTAAAATTCTAGCGGAAGGGATTGAAAAAGGGATTGGTAACTCTATCCTCATCAAAATCAACCAAATTGGTACTTTGACTGAAACTTTTGAAGCCATTGCTATGGCGAAAAAAGCCGGTTATACCGCAGTGGTTTCGCACCGCTCGGGTGAAACAGAAGATGTTGTAATTGCGGACATTGCGGTTGCGACAGGTTGTGGTCAAATCAAAACAGGTTCTTTGTCGCGTACTGACCGTATTGCGAAATACAACCAATTGATTCGTATTGAGGAAGCTTTGGGTGCAGAAGCCGTTTACCCTGGTTTAGCCACTTTCTACAATCTCAAAAAATAA
- a CDS encoding acetyl-CoA carboxylase carboxyltransferase subunit alpha translates to MKLDFLDFEQPIAELEAKIEELRHLDGQDMNLIQEVAALESKSKNLTEAIFKKLSDVQIAQVARHPQRPYLKEYLKNIFTDFKELHGDRAFADDPAIMGGLARINGEAVMVIGQQKGRDTKEKIKRNFGMPRPEGYRKALRLMKMAERFQLPILTFIDTPGAYPGINAEERGQSEAIARNLIEMSELKVPVICTVIGEGGSGGALAIGVGDVTMMMQYSTYSVISPEGCASILWKDAANAPDAAAALGITASRLKELGLVDVIVPEPLGGAHRDHAASASALKDALLTQLTLLRDKPIDQLLPARYQRYMGYGNFEIV, encoded by the coding sequence ATGAAATTAGATTTTTTAGATTTTGAACAACCCATCGCGGAATTAGAGGCCAAAATTGAAGAATTGCGCCACTTAGATGGGCAAGATATGAACTTAATTCAAGAGGTGGCTGCGCTCGAATCGAAAAGCAAGAACCTGACAGAAGCCATCTTTAAGAAACTCAGTGATGTGCAAATTGCTCAGGTAGCCAGACATCCTCAGCGTCCCTATTTAAAAGAATATCTAAAAAATATTTTCACCGACTTTAAAGAATTACACGGTGATCGTGCTTTTGCAGATGATCCTGCTATTATGGGCGGTTTGGCTCGTATTAATGGTGAAGCCGTTATGGTGATTGGTCAACAAAAAGGCCGAGATACCAAAGAAAAAATTAAACGCAATTTCGGGATGCCGCGCCCAGAAGGCTATCGTAAAGCCTTGCGCCTAATGAAAATGGCCGAAAGATTTCAACTGCCCATTTTAACTTTTATTGACACGCCAGGTGCTTATCCAGGGATTAATGCTGAAGAGCGTGGTCAAAGCGAAGCTATTGCGCGTAATTTGATTGAAATGTCAGAATTGAAAGTGCCAGTCATTTGCACGGTGATAGGTGAAGGTGGATCGGGTGGCGCTTTGGCGATTGGCGTTGGTGATGTCACTATGATGATGCAATACAGCACCTATTCAGTCATTTCGCCAGAAGGCTGCGCTTCCATTCTTTGGAAAGATGCGGCGAATGCACCCGATGCGGCGGCTGCCTTAGGGATTACTGCCTCGCGCTTAAAAGAACTTGGGCTGGTAGATGTGATAGTTCCTGAGCCTTTGGGCGGTGCACATCGTGATCATGCGGCTTCAGCTTCTGCGTTAAAAGACGCCTTGCTGACACAACTCACTTTACTCAGAGATAAGCCAATTGATCAATTATTGCCAGCCCGTTATCAGCGTTACATGGGTTATGGAAACTTTGAAATCGTTTAA
- a CDS encoding FtsB family cell division protein: MSVRLLSSDGGIGEYLSLSSRLDGISEEVAAQRAKNQLLRQEVEDLQSGSEAIETIARRKLGMIGENEVFVRVIEVPEIPQAMSLPIIDVPVPILDESEPEGAGPAE, encoded by the coding sequence TTGAGTGTTCGCCTTTTATCCTCTGATGGGGGAATAGGCGAATACCTCTCTCTGAGTTCTCGACTTGACGGCATTTCAGAAGAAGTGGCTGCTCAGCGAGCAAAAAATCAATTATTGCGACAAGAAGTTGAAGATCTGCAGTCAGGGTCTGAAGCCATAGAAACCATTGCGCGGCGCAAGCTGGGAATGATTGGTGAAAATGAAGTATTTGTTCGGGTGATTGAAGTTCCAGAAATACCTCAAGCGATGAGTCTGCCCATCATTGATGTGCCTGTACCCATTTTGGATGAATCT
- the tilS gene encoding tRNA lysidine(34) synthetase TilS encodes MANNASPQQVVSALQDFVAQNTSPLWVAFSGGLDSTVLLHALTQLRLSNPKLNLTAVYVHHGLQAAADDWQSHCKQICDNWLVTFFAIPVEVKAVARQGIEAVARQKRYEAFAHLIRDQGVLLTAHHQRDQAETVLMALARGSGVQGLSGMTPETDKTFQSTQLHQARPLLNVPYEALLAYATEHQLFWVEDPSNQNIDFKRNFVRHEILPKFNQAWSFSEQNIALSASLLHESASLLEQLALIDVGDKNCSVYGLDLQVLDGLDWARQKNVLQYWFQTHLKLGINQSIFEWLRHTLASYRSSSSPSFALANGYVLRIHGFSLYCLCQAELGRPYHYDFENFSKLSLRYPFKTLISPKWFLSHQVDFAWLREGLSIRSIHPSDLQAMPGLKTWFKNHKIAPWLREIWPVLAYENQLVAILGFKTLSQYQNPPV; translated from the coding sequence GTGGCCAATAATGCTTCGCCACAACAAGTGGTCAGTGCGTTACAAGATTTTGTGGCGCAAAACACCTCTCCTCTCTGGGTTGCTTTTAGTGGCGGCCTAGATTCTACGGTTTTATTACACGCCTTAACGCAACTGCGTTTATCCAATCCCAAACTGAATTTAACAGCTGTCTATGTGCATCATGGTTTGCAAGCAGCAGCCGATGACTGGCAAAGTCATTGCAAACAAATCTGTGATAACTGGCTGGTCACTTTTTTTGCAATTCCAGTTGAAGTGAAAGCGGTTGCTCGTCAAGGTATTGAAGCCGTGGCTCGCCAAAAGCGTTATGAAGCCTTTGCGCATTTAATTCGAGATCAAGGGGTTTTATTAACGGCACATCATCAGCGAGATCAGGCAGAAACCGTTTTAATGGCTTTGGCAAGAGGGTCAGGTGTACAAGGCCTGAGTGGGATGACCCCAGAAACGGACAAAACTTTTCAATCGACTCAGTTGCACCAAGCAAGACCCTTATTAAATGTGCCGTATGAAGCTTTGCTGGCTTATGCCACTGAGCATCAATTGTTTTGGGTAGAAGATCCGTCTAATCAAAATATCGACTTTAAACGCAACTTCGTGCGGCATGAAATCTTGCCTAAATTTAACCAGGCCTGGTCATTTTCAGAGCAAAATATTGCGCTTTCAGCCTCTTTATTGCATGAATCGGCCAGTTTGTTAGAGCAGTTAGCTTTGATTGATGTGGGGGATAAAAATTGCTCTGTCTATGGATTGGATTTGCAAGTTTTGGACGGTTTGGATTGGGCGCGTCAAAAAAATGTTTTGCAGTATTGGTTTCAAACGCATTTAAAATTGGGTATTAACCAATCTATTTTTGAGTGGCTAAGACATACTTTGGCGTCTTATCGGTCATCGTCTTCGCCCAGTTTTGCTTTGGCAAATGGCTATGTTTTACGGATTCATGGATTTTCGTTATATTGCCTTTGTCAGGCAGAGTTAGGTCGTCCTTATCATTATGATTTTGAGAATTTTTCAAAGCTGTCTTTGAGGTATCCTTTTAAAACTTTGATTTCTCCTAAATGGTTTTTAAGTCATCAAGTAGATTTTGCTTGGTTGCGAGAAGGGCTTTCGATTAGAAGTATTCATCCGAGTGATTTGCAAGCAATGCCCGGGCTCAAAACTTGGTTTAAAAACCATAAAATTGCCCCTTGGCTGCGTGAAATTTGGCCGGTGTTGGCGTATGAAAATCAATTGGTCGCAATTCTTGGGTTCAAGACCTTGAGTCAATATCAAAACCCGCCTGTCTAA
- the ycaO gene encoding 30S ribosomal protein S12 methylthiotransferase accessory factor YcaO → MVEQTFIKGKDACLEASIQKMQSGLATAGFQIQEASWLNPVPNVYSVHIKDAICPALFTNGKGASRKATLASALGEFFERVETNYFFSDFWLGQETAQGWLYYPDEKSLNVDDFRQALTPELWDIYDPEQEWAGEDLLSLNDDSQKVRCLPLKDEASGELVYFPMSVFSNLYASNGLCAGNTELEAKVQGLSEVFERWVKAKILRENLCLPEVPEAIIQTLPTVVEARAKLQAQGIAVSIRDASLGGFYPVMNVTLFDQNTGTCFASFGAHPIFEVALERTLTESLQGRSLELLDGFQLPIFDQDLVGDDENIENHFIDSSGLMHAHFISHQYDYAFVPWNFEGTTQEQWQYLVTKVQNLGFGVYSGFYDYYGVPAARVIVPGMSEIYPMDELLSRNQNLGRTLRELLNELADSDQAAQDFEFAYEEIDHLGFSDHQNVANLIGLLPDDNSPWKQFKVIDLKLALALSFADRYLVSELLETASYYVHDANLGKRYQVLGFILAAQDSDWDSEINLEVHKTLFGETLVKQVMANIEGEEVLWGMTFGQAMFAESQKHQGLLKVYERVNQAKQSAVTAI, encoded by the coding sequence ATGGTTGAACAAACATTTATTAAGGGTAAGGACGCTTGTCTTGAGGCATCGATTCAAAAGATGCAAAGTGGTTTAGCGACCGCAGGATTTCAAATTCAAGAAGCCTCTTGGTTGAATCCCGTGCCCAATGTGTATTCGGTTCATATTAAAGATGCCATTTGCCCCGCCCTGTTTACCAATGGTAAAGGCGCCAGCCGTAAAGCAACCTTAGCCAGTGCGTTAGGTGAATTTTTCGAGCGTGTTGAAACCAACTACTTTTTCTCGGATTTTTGGCTGGGCCAAGAAACGGCTCAGGGTTGGTTGTATTACCCAGATGAAAAATCTTTAAATGTGGATGACTTTCGCCAAGCCTTAACCCCAGAACTTTGGGATATATATGACCCAGAGCAAGAATGGGCGGGTGAAGATTTACTCAGCTTAAATGATGACAGTCAAAAGGTGCGTTGTTTGCCCTTAAAAGATGAGGCCAGCGGGGAGTTGGTTTATTTTCCGATGAGTGTGTTCAGTAACTTGTACGCCAGTAATGGGTTGTGCGCGGGAAATACTGAGTTAGAGGCCAAGGTGCAGGGTTTGTCTGAGGTTTTTGAGCGCTGGGTTAAAGCCAAAATATTGCGTGAAAATCTCTGTTTGCCTGAAGTACCAGAAGCCATCATCCAAACTTTGCCAACCGTTGTCGAAGCCAGAGCCAAATTGCAAGCGCAAGGCATTGCCGTTTCGATTAGAGATGCCTCTTTAGGCGGTTTTTATCCGGTGATGAATGTCACCTTGTTTGACCAAAATACCGGCACTTGTTTTGCCTCTTTTGGCGCGCATCCAATTTTTGAGGTGGCTTTGGAGAGAACCTTAACGGAGTCATTACAGGGGCGTAGTTTAGAGTTATTGGATGGCTTTCAATTACCGATTTTTGACCAAGACTTGGTTGGAGATGATGAAAATATTGAAAATCACTTTATTGACTCCAGTGGCTTGATGCACGCGCATTTTATTTCTCATCAATATGATTATGCGTTTGTTCCATGGAATTTTGAGGGCACGACCCAAGAGCAATGGCAGTATTTGGTGACCAAGGTGCAAAACCTAGGTTTTGGCGTTTATTCAGGTTTTTACGATTATTATGGCGTGCCTGCGGCAAGGGTGATAGTGCCAGGAATGTCCGAAATTTATCCCATGGATGAGTTGTTGAGTCGTAATCAAAATCTGGGTAGAACTTTGCGTGAGTTGTTGAATGAATTGGCAGACTCTGACCAAGCCGCCCAAGATTTTGAGTTTGCTTATGAAGAAATTGATCACTTAGGATTTAGCGACCATCAAAATGTTGCAAACTTAATTGGGTTATTACCGGATGACAACAGCCCTTGGAAACAGTTTAAAGTGATTGACCTTAAATTGGCGCTAGCCTTAAGTTTTGCAGATCGTTATTTGGTGAGCGAATTATTAGAAACGGCTAGTTATTATGTGCATGATGCAAATTTAGGCAAACGCTACCAGGTGTTAGGGTTTATTTTGGCGGCGCAAGACTCTGATTGGGATTCAGAAATTAACCTAGAGGTGCATAAAACGCTCTTTGGAGAGACATTGGTTAAGCAAGTGATGGCCAATATTGAAGGCGAAGAAGTGTTGTGGGGAATGACTTTTGGACAGGCGATGTTTGCTGAAAGTCAGAAGCATCAAGGCCTTTTAAAAGTCTATGAAAGAGTGAATCAAGCCAAGCAAAGTGCTGTAACGGCCATTTGA
- a CDS encoding CTP synthase, translated as MTKFIFVTGGVVSSLGKGIAAASLGALLEARGLKVSMLKMDPYINVDPGTMSPFQHGEVFVTDDGAETDLDLGHYERFVQRHFTQRNSFSTGQVYDRVIRNERRGDYLGGTVQVIPHITDEIIRRIKLGAAGADVALVEVGGTVGDIESLPFLEAIRQLSIEVGRDRAIFMHLTLLPYIAVAGEVKTKPTQHSVKELRSIGIQPDILICRSERPLAESERRKIALFTNVQEAAVINSLDAKTIYQIPRMLHEQGLDDLVVNRFRMELPAADLSDWDAVVDAQLNPEKEVKIAMVGKYVDLTEAYKSLIEALIHAGIHTKTKVNIDYIDSENIETDGTGMIESADAILVPGGFGERGVEGKIAAIQYARENKIPYLGICLGMQMAVVEYARHVAGMADAHSTELNPKTTHPVVALITEWTDEEGQVIQRDEHADLGGTMRLGGQACSLTPGSKMHAIYGADSIRERHRHRYEVNDGYIPRLEEAGLIFAGKSEDGSLVETIEIADHPWFVACQFHPEFTSTPRNGHPLFKAFVEAANQFKK; from the coding sequence ATGACAAAATTTATCTTTGTAACGGGTGGCGTAGTTTCTTCTCTTGGGAAAGGCATTGCAGCAGCCTCATTAGGTGCGCTTTTAGAAGCGCGTGGCTTAAAAGTCAGCATGCTCAAAATGGATCCTTACATCAATGTCGATCCTGGCACCATGAGCCCGTTTCAACACGGTGAAGTTTTTGTGACCGATGATGGCGCAGAAACCGATTTGGATTTGGGTCACTATGAACGATTTGTGCAGCGTCATTTTACGCAACGCAACAGTTTTTCAACCGGTCAGGTGTATGATCGCGTGATTCGTAATGAAAGACGCGGTGATTATTTAGGCGGCACTGTTCAAGTGATTCCTCACATTACCGATGAGATTATTCGCCGCATCAAACTCGGTGCCGCAGGTGCTGATGTTGCCTTGGTGGAAGTGGGTGGCACGGTTGGGGATATTGAATCTTTGCCGTTTTTAGAGGCGATTCGTCAGCTTTCGATTGAAGTCGGGCGTGACCGTGCGATCTTTATGCATTTAACCCTATTGCCTTATATTGCTGTCGCCGGTGAAGTCAAAACCAAACCGACGCAACATTCAGTTAAAGAACTACGCTCCATCGGGATTCAACCTGATATTTTAATTTGTCGCTCTGAGCGCCCCTTAGCTGAAAGCGAAAGACGCAAAATTGCCTTGTTTACCAATGTGCAAGAAGCGGCGGTTATCAATTCTTTAGATGCTAAAACCATTTACCAAATCCCCAGAATGTTACATGAGCAAGGTTTGGATGATTTGGTTGTTAATCGTTTCAGAATGGAATTGCCTGCGGCAGACTTATCAGACTGGGATGCGGTGGTCGATGCGCAACTTAACCCAGAAAAAGAAGTTAAGATTGCCATGGTTGGTAAATATGTTGATTTAACCGAAGCCTATAAGTCTTTGATTGAAGCCTTGATTCATGCGGGCATTCATACCAAAACCAAAGTTAATATTGATTACATCGACTCTGAAAACATTGAAACTGACGGCACAGGCATGATTGAAAGCGCAGACGCGATTTTAGTCCCCGGTGGGTTTGGTGAAAGAGGCGTGGAAGGAAAGATTGCTGCGATTCAGTATGCCCGTGAAAATAAGATTCCTTATTTAGGCATTTGTTTAGGGATGCAAATGGCCGTGGTTGAATATGCTCGTCATGTTGCAGGTATGGCAGATGCGCACTCCACAGAACTCAATCCAAAGACCACTCATCCGGTTGTCGCACTGATTACCGAGTGGACCGATGAAGAAGGCCAAGTCATTCAACGCGATGAGCATGCTGACTTAGGCGGAACCATGCGTTTAGGTGGCCAAGCTTGTAGTCTAACGCCTGGCTCCAAAATGCACGCGATTTATGGCGCAGATAGCATCCGTGAAAGACACAGACACCGTTATGAAGTAAACGATGGTTATATTCCAAGATTGGAGGAAGCGGGTTTGATTTTTGCCGGAAAATCAGAAGATGGTAGCTTGGTAGAAACCATTGAAATTGCCGACCACCCATGGTTTGTGGCTTGTCAATTTCACCCAGAATTTACCTCAACACCCCGCAACGGTCATCCATTGTTTAAAGCGTTTGTTGAAGCCGCTAACCAATTTAAAAAATAA
- the tsaB gene encoding tRNA (adenosine(37)-N6)-threonylcarbamoyltransferase complex dimerization subunit type 1 TsaB codes for MNILAIETATQACSASVYKEGVLFSRFEMAPQKHANLILGMVEAVLAEASLLPGQLDALAFSEGPGAFTGVRVATGVIQGLAYGWQKPVIGVSTLEALIWQAYEATGKTEWQACLDARMKEVYCQKGSVVDGRLVSEPTELVSLEIAEQRLQDKNGVGDIALEYPDLVEMTAFWQADLPKAAAIAMIASQRMDQACSVLEKVPVPVYLRNNVAEKKKGV; via the coding sequence ATGAATATTTTAGCCATAGAAACGGCAACCCAAGCTTGCTCAGCCAGTGTTTACAAAGAGGGCGTGCTATTCTCGCGGTTTGAAATGGCACCTCAAAAACATGCCAATTTAATTTTGGGCATGGTGGAAGCGGTTTTAGCCGAAGCGAGTTTATTACCAGGACAATTAGATGCTTTAGCCTTTAGCGAAGGGCCGGGCGCATTTACTGGGGTTCGCGTCGCCACAGGGGTTATTCAAGGCTTGGCTTATGGTTGGCAAAAACCAGTGATTGGCGTTTCTACCTTAGAGGCGCTTATTTGGCAAGCTTATGAGGCAACGGGTAAAACTGAATGGCAAGCCTGTCTAGATGCGCGCATGAAAGAGGTCTATTGTCAGAAAGGGTCTGTTGTTGACGGTCGTTTGGTTAGTGAACCAACCGAACTGGTTTCTCTAGAAATCGCTGAGCAGCGTTTACAGGATAAAAATGGCGTGGGTGATATTGCATTAGAATACCCAGACCTGGTTGAAATGACAGCGTTTTGGCAGGCAGATTTACCCAAAGCGGCGGCAATTGCGATGATTGCTAGCCAAAGAATGGATCAAGCTTGTTCGGTATTAGAGAAAGTGCCTGTGCCGGTTTATTTAAGAAACAATGTTGCTGAAAAGAAAAAGGGAGTTTGA
- the kdsA gene encoding 3-deoxy-8-phosphooctulonate synthase, whose product MKLCHFEAGIDQPLFLIAGPCVIESEALALETAFKLKEMTDELGIPFIYKSSYDKANRSSTKSFRGLGVEEGLRILQKVKDEIGVPVLTDVHEDTPLDEVASVVDVMQTPAFLVRQTNFIQNVCRQGIPVNIKKGQFQAPWDMDQVVAKAREVGNEHIMVCDRGTSFGYNTLISDMRGLASMRQTGCPVVFDATHSVQQPGGNGTTSGGQREMVPVLARAAIAAGISGIFMETHPDPKNALSDGPNMWPLGNLKPLLQTMQRLDALVKSEGFIESEFLG is encoded by the coding sequence ATGAAATTATGTCATTTTGAAGCCGGCATTGATCAGCCACTTTTTTTAATTGCCGGCCCTTGCGTCATTGAATCGGAAGCCTTGGCGTTAGAAACGGCTTTTAAATTGAAAGAAATGACCGATGAGTTAGGGATTCCATTTATCTATAAGTCTTCTTATGACAAAGCTAATCGCTCTTCAACCAAAAGCTTTCGTGGTTTAGGGGTTGAAGAAGGTTTGCGTATTTTGCAAAAAGTGAAAGATGAAATTGGGGTGCCTGTATTGACTGACGTCCATGAAGATACGCCTTTGGATGAAGTCGCTTCGGTGGTGGATGTCATGCAAACGCCTGCTTTTTTAGTGCGCCAAACCAACTTTATTCAAAATGTTTGTCGTCAAGGTATTCCGGTGAATATCAAAAAAGGTCAGTTTCAAGCGCCTTGGGATATGGACCAGGTGGTTGCTAAGGCTCGTGAAGTGGGTAATGAACACATTATGGTTTGTGACCGTGGCACTTCTTTTGGTTATAACACCTTGATTTCAGATATGCGTGGTTTGGCGTCAATGCGCCAAACCGGTTGCCCTGTGGTGTTTGATGCCACGCATTCAGTACAACAACCGGGCGGCAATGGAACGACTTCGGGTGGGCAGCGTGAAATGGTGCCTGTATTGGCGCGTGCCGCGATTGCGGCAGGGATTTCTGGGATTTTTATGGAAACCCATCCAGACCCTAAAAATGCCTTGAGCGATGGTCCAAATATGTGGCCTTTAGGCAATTTAAAACCCTTATTACAAACCATGCAGCGTTTAGATGCGTTGGTGAAGTCAGAAGGCTTTATTGAAAGTGAATTCTTAGGTTAG